A single region of the Anaerococcus urinomassiliensis genome encodes:
- a CDS encoding DUF969 domain-containing protein, whose protein sequence is MEYLKLIGILIIVLGFIFKLNIVFTVILSGFITALVSGISIGEFLSILGEEFVNQRIVTLFIITLPVIGLSEQFGLKQSAEKIVKQRDNLSPGALYSVYLLFRELAGFFSMRIYGLVQFVRPIIFPMAEASYEKQNGKLEKKDSEKLKSRAAAMENFGNFFAQNTFIGAGGVLLIVGQMESLGYPVTNADIAGKSLPIAIICLVLGVIKNIIDDKRMKGGK, encoded by the coding sequence ATGGAATATTTAAAACTAATTGGTATTCTGATAATTGTACTTGGATTTATTTTTAAGTTAAATATTGTATTTACAGTTATTTTATCAGGATTTATCACAGCTTTAGTATCAGGCATTTCTATAGGAGAATTTCTTAGTATACTAGGCGAAGAATTTGTCAACCAGAGAATAGTAACCTTATTTATAATTACCTTGCCGGTAATAGGCTTATCAGAACAATTTGGACTAAAACAATCTGCGGAAAAAATAGTTAAACAACGCGACAACCTTTCACCAGGAGCTTTGTATAGTGTATACCTACTATTTAGGGAACTTGCAGGATTTTTCTCAATGAGAATCTATGGCCTTGTTCAATTTGTAAGACCAATCATCTTCCCAATGGCAGAGGCCTCATATGAGAAACAAAATGGCAAATTAGAGAAAAAAGACAGCGAGAAGTTAAAATCTAGAGCAGCTGCCATGGAAAACTTTGGTAACTTCTTTGCTCAAAATACCTTTATTGGTGCAGGCGGGGTCCTACTAATAGTTGGGCAGATGGAGTCCCTGGGATATCCTGTGACAAATGCTGATATTGCAGGCAAGTCACTACCAATTGCTATAATCTGTTTAGTACTCGGTGTTATCAAAAACATCATTGATGACAAGAGAATGAAAGGGGGCAAATAA
- a CDS encoding rhodanese-like domain-containing protein has protein sequence MNFKEISGRDLENNLDSYIIYDVRSKEEYKLGHIKGAINTPYDEVAANIDKFKNLDKPIVLHCRTNNRSSYAGSILQAAGIDDITIAPGVANYDYKLTK, from the coding sequence ATGAATTTTAAGGAAATTAGTGGAAGAGACTTAGAAAACAACTTGGATTCTTATATTATTTATGATGTTAGAAGCAAAGAAGAATACAAACTTGGTCATATCAAGGGAGCAATTAACACTCCCTACGATGAAGTTGCAGCTAATATTGATAAGTTCAAAAATTTAGATAAACCAATAGTCCTGCATTGTAGGACCAATAATCGCAGTTCCTATGCTGGATCAATCTTGCAAGCTGCAGGTATTGATGATATAACTATTGCACCAGGAGTTGCAAATTACGATTATAAATTAACAAAATAA
- a CDS encoding alpha/beta fold hydrolase, with protein sequence MSATTIWIIIALLILFPQFYYYKITRDFEKVKNTRKYFIRNKRNFDDHQEIYLTNYDGHDIFIRLYEVADPKAIVHIIHGMAEHSYNYIDFIKFLNANGFTVIAHDHRGHGKSISEKYPTGYMRLTEEVVNDVYAVNSFARETHPGLKVYMIGHSMGSMISRLYLQKYDDTIDKLVLTGTVEHSKVAAFGLFLGNIITFYFNKYQPAILSPLLPGSKGDDTWISYNMDNVIDKRNDKQRVQTFLERGVVTIIDMNNKMSKVRRYMVKNPDLSILSATGSDDIVTGSDKGLEDSINTLKKAGYTNFDNVVYDHMRHEILNEEDRSIVYEDILEFFNM encoded by the coding sequence ATGAGTGCAACAACAATTTGGATTATAATAGCATTATTGATTCTATTTCCTCAATTTTATTACTATAAAATTACTAGAGACTTTGAAAAGGTCAAAAATACTAGAAAATATTTTATAAGAAATAAGAGAAATTTTGATGATCACCAAGAGATTTATCTCACAAATTACGATGGTCACGATATCTTTATAAGACTCTATGAAGTAGCTGATCCAAAGGCAATAGTACACATAATCCATGGTATGGCAGAACATTCTTATAATTACATAGATTTTATAAAATTTCTAAATGCCAATGGATTTACTGTCATAGCCCACGATCATAGAGGACATGGTAAGAGTATTTCTGAAAAGTATCCAACAGGCTATATGAGACTTACAGAAGAAGTCGTAAATGACGTATATGCCGTAAATTCATTTGCTAGGGAGACCCACCCAGGTCTAAAAGTTTATATGATTGGGCACTCTATGGGTTCTATGATATCAAGACTTTACCTACAAAAATATGACGACACTATAGATAAGCTTGTTCTTACTGGAACTGTTGAACATAGTAAAGTAGCTGCATTTGGCTTGTTTCTAGGTAATATAATTACCTTTTATTTCAATAAATACCAGCCGGCTATTTTAAGCCCACTTTTGCCAGGTTCTAAGGGTGATGATACTTGGATTTCCTATAATATGGACAATGTTATCGACAAGAGAAATGATAAGCAAAGAGTTCAAACTTTCTTAGAGCGTGGTGTGGTTACAATTATTGATATGAATAATAAGATGTCAAAAGTTAGAAGATATATGGTGAAAAACCCAGATCTTTCGATTTTATCTGCAACAGGCTCAGATGACATAGTCACAGGATCTGATAAGGGCCTTGAAGATAGTATTAATACCCTTAAAAAAGCAGGCTATACTAATTTTGATAATGTAGTGTATGATCATATGCGTCACGAAATACTTAATGAGGAAGATAGGTCTATAGTTTATGAAGATATATTAGAATTTTTTAATATGTAG
- a CDS encoding cold-shock protein — protein sequence MESGIVKFFDNKKGYGFIKSDDDIDYFVHFTSIISDDDYKKLDEGDRVSFDREDGPRGPSAINVKKMEVEL from the coding sequence ATGGAAAGTGGAATAGTTAAATTTTTTGATAATAAAAAAGGATATGGTTTTATCAAGTCAGATGATGATATAGATTATTTTGTACACTTTACAAGTATTATATCTGATGATGACTACAAAAAACTAGATGAAGGTGATAGGGTAAGTTTTGATCGAGAAGATGGGCCAAGGGGGCCATCAGCTATCAATGTTAAAAAGATGGAGGTTGAATTATGA
- a CDS encoding class I SAM-dependent DNA methyltransferase, with translation MYEDFSYIYDKLSFDIEYEKYAQNILSLVEKHNIKKDKMLELAAGSGMLTNFFFDEFKEIDALDISTDMLNVFAEKYDNDNVNLIYYDMVEYENSGAYDLIVILLDSINYVTNPKDLEKLIANCYKNLKENGLLILDINSEYKMREIFGSNCYVYEYEDIFYTRDNFMEDDLVDMHLNFFVENEDGSYKRIYEYQQERVYERYYIKNLLAQNGFADVKMFDEDNMDIVDDETMRILFQAVRK, from the coding sequence ATGTATGAAGATTTTTCCTATATATATGACAAACTAAGCTTTGATATAGAATATGAGAAATACGCTCAAAATATCTTAAGCTTGGTAGAAAAACATAATATAAAAAAAGATAAGATGCTAGAGCTTGCAGCAGGCTCTGGCATGCTTACAAATTTTTTCTTTGATGAATTTAAAGAAATAGATGCCCTAGACATATCAACAGATATGTTAAATGTATTTGCAGAAAAATATGACAATGACAATGTCAATTTGATTTACTATGACATGGTAGAATATGAAAATTCTGGAGCCTACGACCTGATAGTAATACTCCTAGATTCTATAAACTACGTGACAAATCCTAAAGACTTGGAGAAATTAATAGCAAATTGCTACAAAAACCTAAAAGAGAATGGACTCTTAATTCTAGATATCAATTCCGAGTATAAGATGCGAGAAATCTTTGGTTCAAACTGCTACGTCTATGAATACGAGGATATATTTTATACCCGGGATAATTTCATGGAAGATGACTTAGTTGACATGCATCTAAACTTTTTTGTGGAAAATGAAGATGGATCCTACAAAAGAATTTATGAATATCAACAAGAGAGAGTATATGAAAGATATTACATTAAAAATCTTTTGGCTCAAAATGGATTTGCTGATGTCAAAATGTTTGACGAAGATAACATGGACATTGTAGATGATGAAACAATGCGCATCCTATTTCAAGCAGTAAGGAAATGA
- a CDS encoding valine--tRNA ligase, translating to MDTKYNPLGFEKEIYHKWEDGGYFKADVNKDKKPFTIVMPPPNVTGQLHLGHALNNTIQDIIIRYKRMAGFEALWIPGTDHASISTEAKVVGKIRSEGHTKKELGRDKFLEEAWAWTDKYGGTIKKQLRTIGVSCDWEYDSFTMDKNLTRAVKKVFKKMYDDGLIYQGNRIVNWDVEAETAISDAEVYHEEKEGNLWYIKYFFEDSDEYITIATTRPETMFGDLAVAVNPEDPRFKDKIGKNVILPIVGRKLPIIEDSYVDMEYGTGCVKITPSHDPNDFEVGERHNLGQCVVIDTKGHIKDGYGKYSGLERYEARKALVDELEKEGYLEKIETLTHAVGYSERTNVVIEPLISKQWFVKMDGLAKMAIDAYEKEDLKLIPESLGKTYMNWLNNIRDWTISRQLWWGHRLPVYYTDDGEIIVSEDEPDENGMLDGIHVTQEEDTLDTWFSSALWPFATLGWPEENEKLDYFFPTDILVTGYDIIFFWVIRMVFSSLYTTGKVPFDHVLFTGLIRDPQGRKMSKSLGNGVDPIEVVDQYGADALRFTLITGNSPGNDMRYDEKRIVASRNFANKLWNASRFVLMNIEEGDDLAFSTINNLELEDKWILKRLNNVIEEVTKNLENYEIGLAASRIENFIWEEYCDWYIEFAKLRLYGEDEEAKADVKKVLLYVLNKMIALLHPFMPFITEEIYSALPDKKDMLIIEQWPQFNEEFEFINEEATVNSAIEAITAIRNQRATLNVGAKTKQDLIILAENDSYKALLDEVKDQFVNLANSSDVKVLLKDEYGSDKDGLVNLVFNEFRVLMSLDDLMDYDKERARLNDEIKRLESEIKRARGKLNNENFVKKAPEAVVNEEREKLANYEDLLEKTKISLEEIRDK from the coding sequence ATGGACACAAAATATAATCCTTTAGGATTTGAAAAAGAAATTTATCACAAATGGGAAGATGGTGGATATTTTAAGGCCGATGTAAACAAAGACAAGAAGCCATTTACAATAGTAATGCCACCACCAAATGTAACAGGACAACTTCACCTAGGCCATGCCTTAAACAACACTATCCAGGATATAATCATTCGTTATAAGAGAATGGCAGGTTTTGAAGCCTTGTGGATTCCTGGTACAGACCATGCTTCTATATCTACAGAAGCAAAAGTTGTAGGAAAAATTAGGAGCGAAGGTCATACAAAAAAAGAACTTGGCCGTGATAAGTTTTTAGAAGAAGCCTGGGCTTGGACAGATAAATACGGTGGAACAATCAAAAAGCAGCTTAGAACCATAGGTGTTTCTTGCGATTGGGAGTACGATAGTTTTACTATGGATAAAAATCTAACTCGTGCAGTCAAAAAAGTTTTCAAAAAAATGTACGATGATGGGCTAATATATCAAGGTAACAGGATTGTAAACTGGGATGTAGAAGCAGAAACAGCTATATCAGATGCAGAAGTTTACCATGAGGAAAAAGAAGGAAATCTTTGGTACATCAAATACTTCTTTGAAGATAGCGATGAATATATAACAATTGCAACTACTCGTCCAGAAACTATGTTTGGCGACCTTGCAGTTGCTGTAAACCCAGAAGATCCTAGATTTAAGGATAAAATAGGCAAAAATGTAATACTTCCAATTGTAGGTAGGAAATTGCCAATAATAGAAGATTCCTATGTTGATATGGAATATGGCACAGGTTGTGTTAAGATAACCCCATCTCACGATCCAAACGACTTTGAAGTTGGAGAACGTCATAATCTTGGTCAATGCGTTGTAATTGACACAAAGGGACATATAAAAGATGGATATGGCAAATATTCTGGACTAGAAAGATATGAGGCTCGTAAGGCTTTAGTAGATGAGCTTGAAAAAGAAGGATATTTAGAAAAAATCGAAACCCTAACTCATGCAGTAGGTTACAGTGAGAGGACAAATGTTGTTATAGAACCACTTATATCCAAACAATGGTTTGTAAAAATGGATGGCCTTGCTAAGATGGCAATAGACGCCTATGAAAAAGAAGACCTTAAGCTAATACCAGAATCACTTGGCAAAACCTACATGAACTGGCTAAACAACATTCGCGATTGGACTATATCTCGTCAACTATGGTGGGGACATAGATTACCTGTATACTACACTGATGATGGTGAAATAATAGTATCAGAAGACGAGCCAGATGAAAATGGGATGCTTGATGGAATTCACGTGACCCAAGAAGAAGATACACTAGATACTTGGTTCTCATCTGCTCTTTGGCCATTTGCAACACTTGGTTGGCCAGAAGAAAATGAGAAGCTAGATTATTTCTTCCCAACAGATATCCTTGTAACAGGCTATGACATAATATTTTTCTGGGTAATCAGAATGGTATTCTCATCCCTTTACACAACAGGCAAAGTGCCTTTTGACCACGTGTTATTTACAGGACTTATCCGTGATCCACAAGGACGCAAGATGAGTAAATCTTTGGGAAATGGAGTTGATCCAATAGAAGTAGTAGACCAATATGGTGCTGATGCCCTAAGATTTACTCTAATCACAGGAAATAGCCCGGGTAATGATATGCGCTATGATGAGAAAAGAATTGTAGCAAGCAGAAACTTTGCCAACAAACTTTGGAATGCAAGTCGTTTTGTTCTAATGAACATAGAAGAAGGCGACGATTTAGCCTTCTCAACAATTAATAATCTAGAACTTGAGGACAAGTGGATACTAAAGCGCCTAAATAATGTAATCGAAGAAGTTACAAAAAATCTCGAAAATTACGAAATAGGTCTTGCAGCTTCTAGGATAGAAAACTTCATCTGGGAAGAATACTGCGATTGGTATATAGAATTTGCTAAGCTAAGATTATACGGAGAAGACGAAGAAGCTAAGGCAGATGTAAAGAAAGTTTTACTATATGTTCTAAACAAAATGATTGCCTTGCTTCATCCGTTTATGCCATTTATAACAGAAGAGATTTATTCAGCCCTTCCTGACAAGAAAGATATGCTGATAATCGAACAATGGCCACAATTTAATGAAGAATTTGAATTCATTAACGAAGAAGCAACTGTAAATTCTGCTATTGAAGCTATCACAGCAATTAGAAACCAAAGAGCAACCCTAAATGTTGGTGCAAAAACCAAGCAAGATCTAATAATTCTTGCAGAAAATGATTCCTATAAGGCTTTGCTCGATGAAGTCAAGGACCAATTTGTAAACCTAGCTAATTCTAGTGATGTAAAAGTATTACTAAAAGATGAATATGGTAGCGATAAGGATGGCCTGGTAAATCTAGTATTTAATGAATTTAGAGTTTTAATGAGTCTTGATGATTTGATGGATTATGATAAAGAAAGAGCTCGTCTAAACGATGAAATCAAGAGATTAGAAAGCGAGATTAAAAGAGCAAGAGGCAAACTAAATAACGAAAACTTCGTAAAAAAAGCGCCAGAAGCTGTAGTAAATGAAGAGAGGGAAAAACTTGCCAACTATGAAGATTTACTAGAAAAAACTAAGATATCACTAGAAGAGATTAGAGATAAGTAA
- a CDS encoding pyruvate, water dikinase regulatory protein, producing MELFVYIISDTDGVGITQLSRNAMEKFNVTYKENLYINIHDENALRNILEDVGKDRGLKIIFNSLNNPGHNKALKEFCKDYLILSIDFTSYSLNKISNYLGINPTNEEYLEDDKMLHSSKRIDAIDFAIKYDDGKDFRGLEYCDICIVGVSRSSKTPLSVYLASIGYKVSNVPLVLNSKVPKELFEIDSNKIFGLTMDYNRLVQIREARLNVMHLSKSSTYSDEEYIKKELAYAEEIMRDLDCKIIDVTNQSIEETSDYIISNIEKVIN from the coding sequence ATGGAATTATTTGTTTACATTATTTCCGATACAGATGGGGTAGGTATTACTCAACTATCCAGAAATGCTATGGAAAAATTTAATGTTACTTATAAAGAAAACTTATATATAAATATCCATGATGAAAACGCTCTTAGAAATATACTCGAAGATGTTGGCAAAGATCGAGGTTTAAAGATTATTTTTAATTCTCTAAACAACCCAGGCCATAACAAAGCCCTAAAAGAATTCTGCAAGGACTATTTAATCTTATCAATCGACTTTACATCCTATTCACTAAATAAAATTAGCAATTATCTAGGTATTAACCCTACTAATGAGGAATATTTGGAAGATGATAAGATGCTACATAGTTCAAAAAGAATTGACGCTATTGATTTTGCTATCAAATATGACGATGGCAAAGATTTTAGAGGGCTAGAATATTGTGATATTTGTATAGTTGGAGTTTCAAGATCATCTAAGACCCCACTTTCAGTATATCTTGCTAGTATAGGCTACAAAGTTTCCAACGTTCCACTTGTTTTAAACTCTAAGGTTCCAAAGGAACTTTTTGAGATCGATTCTAATAAAATCTTTGGTTTAACTATGGATTATAATAGATTGGTTCAAATTAGAGAAGCTAGACTAAATGTTATGCATTTATCAAAAAGCTCAACTTATAGTGACGAAGAATACATCAAGAAAGAACTAGCCTATGCTGAAGAAATAATGAGAGATTTGGATTGTAAAATTATAGATGTAACTAATCAATCAATAGAAGAAACTTCAGATTATATCATCAGTAATATTGAAAAAGTTATTAATTGA
- the ppdK gene encoding pyruvate, phosphate dikinase → MADKFVYNFNEGNKEMRALLGGKGANLAEMTNLGIPVPYGFTITTEACTRFYKEDKALWESLNEEVTNHIKDLEAANEKTFGSTEDPLLVSVRSGAPISMPGMMDTILNLGLNDQAVIGLAKKTDNERFAYDSYRRFIQMFSDVAMELDKNNFEKLLTAKKKAKGVELDTDLDSNDLKELVEEYKAKYKELKGEDFPQEPREQLDLAISAVFRSWGNERAILYRKLNDIDDAMGTAVNVQTMVYGNMGDTSGTGVAFSRNPATGENRLFGEYLINAQGEDVVAGVRTPQEIHTLEKAMPEVYEEFAATAKKLEDHYQDMQDMEFTIQEGKLFLLQTRNGKRTAQAAVQVAVDLVNEGLLDKKEAVLRVNPKDLDGLLHPTFTNKAKDSNEAAATGLAASPGAAVGKISFTAKDAAKRASEGEQVILVREETSPEDLEGMVSAQGILTARGGMTSHAAVVARGMGKCCVSGASDIHVDEDEGIMRIGENIYTKEDTISIDGSTGKVYIGNLETQSPQLEGNFETFMGWVDEYRDMKIRTNADTPRDVKQALEFGAEGIGLCRTEHMFFKEDRIFQVRKMILAADIETREAALDKILPMQEDDFYQIYSLMGERPVTVRLLDPPLHEFLPRGEAEIKDLAHDLGIEPNRVRERIAELEEVNPMLGFRGLRLGVRYPEISKMQARAIIQAAIHCHEDGIKVIPEIMIPLSNDVRELKYVIDEVKDEIEKVFEEKGTKIDYLVGTMIEIPRAAITADEIAQITDFFSFGTNDLTQMTFGLSRDDAGKFLPLYLEKDIYEKDPFQVLDQKGVGFLVETAVEKGLSTNKDLHLGICGEHGGEPNTVKYLYNVGLDYASCSPFRVPIAKLAAAQASIEKENK, encoded by the coding sequence ATGGCTGATAAATTTGTTTATAATTTTAATGAAGGAAACAAGGAGATGAGAGCCTTACTTGGTGGTAAGGGTGCTAACTTGGCTGAAATGACCAATTTAGGTATACCTGTTCCATACGGATTTACCATCACAACAGAAGCTTGTACAAGATTTTACAAAGAAGATAAGGCTTTATGGGAAAGCTTAAACGAAGAAGTAACAAATCACATCAAAGACTTAGAAGCTGCTAACGAAAAAACATTTGGTTCTACTGAAGATCCACTATTAGTTTCAGTAAGAAGTGGTGCACCAATTTCTATGCCAGGTATGATGGATACAATCCTTAACTTAGGTTTAAACGATCAAGCTGTTATTGGTCTTGCTAAAAAAACTGATAACGAAAGATTTGCTTACGACTCATACAGACGTTTTATCCAAATGTTTTCAGACGTTGCAATGGAACTTGACAAAAACAACTTCGAAAAACTTCTTACAGCTAAGAAAAAAGCAAAAGGTGTAGAACTTGATACAGACCTTGATAGCAATGACCTTAAAGAATTAGTTGAAGAATATAAAGCAAAATATAAAGAATTAAAAGGCGAAGATTTCCCACAAGAACCAAGAGAACAACTAGACCTTGCAATATCAGCTGTATTTAGATCTTGGGGTAACGAACGTGCTATCCTTTATAGAAAATTAAATGACATAGATGATGCAATGGGTACAGCAGTTAACGTTCAAACCATGGTATATGGTAACATGGGCGATACATCTGGTACAGGTGTAGCATTCTCCAGAAACCCAGCTACAGGTGAAAACCGACTATTTGGTGAATACCTAATCAACGCTCAAGGTGAAGACGTAGTTGCTGGTGTTAGAACTCCACAAGAAATTCACACCCTAGAAAAAGCAATGCCTGAAGTTTATGAAGAATTTGCTGCAACAGCTAAAAAACTTGAAGACCACTACCAAGACATGCAAGATATGGAATTTACCATCCAAGAAGGTAAATTATTCCTACTTCAAACTAGAAATGGTAAGAGAACAGCTCAAGCTGCAGTTCAAGTAGCAGTTGACCTTGTAAATGAAGGACTATTAGACAAAAAAGAAGCGGTATTAAGAGTAAACCCAAAAGACTTAGACGGTCTACTCCACCCTACATTTACAAATAAAGCTAAGGATTCAAATGAAGCAGCTGCAACAGGACTTGCTGCATCTCCAGGAGCTGCAGTTGGTAAGATTTCATTTACTGCAAAAGACGCTGCAAAGAGAGCATCTGAAGGTGAACAAGTTATACTAGTTCGTGAAGAAACATCACCAGAAGACCTTGAAGGTATGGTATCTGCTCAAGGTATACTAACAGCTCGTGGTGGTATGACAAGTCACGCTGCAGTAGTAGCTCGTGGTATGGGTAAATGCTGTGTATCTGGAGCAAGCGACATCCACGTTGACGAAGACGAAGGAATCATGAGAATTGGTGAAAATATCTATACTAAAGAAGATACAATCTCTATCGATGGTTCTACAGGTAAGGTTTATATTGGAAATCTTGAAACTCAATCTCCACAATTAGAAGGTAACTTCGAAACATTTATGGGATGGGTTGACGAATATAGAGACATGAAAATTAGAACAAATGCCGATACACCAAGAGATGTAAAACAAGCTCTAGAATTTGGTGCAGAAGGTATTGGTCTATGCCGTACAGAACACATGTTCTTCAAAGAAGACAGAATCTTCCAAGTAAGGAAAATGATTCTTGCAGCAGATATTGAAACTAGAGAAGCAGCACTTGATAAAATCCTTCCAATGCAAGAAGATGACTTCTATCAAATCTACTCACTAATGGGCGAAAGACCAGTTACAGTAAGACTTCTAGATCCACCACTACACGAATTCTTACCAAGAGGAGAAGCAGAAATCAAAGATCTAGCTCATGACTTAGGTATTGAACCAAACCGTGTACGTGAAAGAATTGCTGAACTAGAGGAAGTTAACCCAATGCTAGGATTCAGAGGTCTAAGACTAGGTGTAAGATATCCAGAAATATCTAAAATGCAAGCTCGTGCTATAATCCAAGCTGCTATCCACTGCCATGAAGATGGAATCAAAGTTATACCAGAAATAATGATTCCACTTTCAAATGATGTTCGTGAATTAAAATACGTTATAGACGAAGTAAAAGATGAAATCGAAAAAGTATTTGAAGAAAAGGGTACAAAAATTGACTACCTAGTAGGTACAATGATTGAAATCCCAAGAGCTGCAATAACAGCTGACGAAATAGCTCAAATCACTGACTTCTTCAGCTTCGGTACAAACGACTTGACACAAATGACCTTTGGCCTTTCAAGAGATGATGCTGGTAAGTTCTTGCCACTATATCTAGAAAAAGATATCTATGAAAAAGATCCATTCCAAGTACTAGATCAAAAAGGCGTTGGTTTCTTAGTAGAAACTGCTGTTGAAAAAGGACTAAGCACAAACAAAGACCTACACTTAGGTATTTGTGGTGAGCACGGTGGTGAACCTAACACTGTAAAATACCTATACAATGTTGGACTTGACTACGCTTCATGCTCTCCATTTAGAGTTCCAATAGCAAAACTAGCTGCTGCACAAGCTTCTATAGAAAAAGAAAACAAATAA
- a CDS encoding DUF1576 domain-containing protein: MSRLSDFRYRDFYLASLIFVLFGLSLDSFTNIYQGIINILTSPSVLVSDYMEIGGMGAAFVNAGLMLVFSAFVADKSGARLTGALISGLFTVLGFSFFGKNILNTIPLMLGVYLYCKYKNLEVSNYMHVMCFVTGISPVVSLFYFGLNFNIITGIILGTIVGILVGFIIIPISANMIGFHDGYSLYNVGFSLGIIGIIIAGNLRMFDRLIPEVNIIYTGSDLYPLVFLLIICTIFACYGLVKNKGLKGYGKLLKQSGRLVSDFTILFNKYLVIFNVGITGIIAILYVKICGGVINGPILGGILTVMGFSVFGKHPKNILPIMLGVLIASIFNKYDPSGTPAILTALFSTTIAPIAGEFGILAGLFAGFSHKAVATNVGFIHGGINLYNNGLAGGFVAAVLVPLFRNLIERYKDE, encoded by the coding sequence ATGAGTCGACTGAGTGATTTTAGGTATAGAGATTTTTATTTAGCAAGTTTGATATTTGTTCTATTTGGTCTATCTTTAGATTCTTTTACAAATATATACCAAGGGATTATCAATATTCTGACTTCTCCATCTGTTTTAGTTTCTGATTATATGGAAATAGGAGGAATGGGGGCAGCCTTTGTAAACGCTGGTTTGATGCTAGTTTTTTCTGCTTTTGTTGCTGATAAAAGTGGGGCAAGGCTTACAGGTGCCCTCATATCTGGCTTATTTACTGTGCTGGGATTTTCTTTTTTTGGTAAGAATATTTTAAATACAATTCCATTAATGTTGGGAGTCTACTTATATTGTAAGTATAAAAATCTAGAAGTATCAAATTATATGCATGTTATGTGTTTTGTAACAGGCATTAGCCCAGTAGTATCTTTGTTTTACTTTGGATTAAATTTTAACATAATCACAGGCATTATCTTAGGCACTATTGTCGGTATCTTGGTAGGTTTTATAATAATTCCTATTTCAGCAAATATGATTGGCTTTCATGATGGGTATTCACTATACAATGTTGGATTTAGCCTTGGTATAATAGGAATAATCATTGCTGGGAATTTGAGGATGTTTGATAGGCTTATTCCAGAAGTTAATATAATATATACAGGCAGTGATTTGTATCCTTTAGTGTTTTTATTAATCATATGTACTATATTTGCATGCTATGGTCTGGTAAAAAACAAAGGACTAAAGGGTTACGGTAAATTGCTCAAACAAAGTGGTAGACTAGTAAGCGACTTCACTATTTTATTTAATAAATACTTGGTAATTTTTAATGTTGGCATAACTGGAATTATTGCTATATTATACGTCAAAATCTGTGGGGGAGTTATAAATGGACCAATATTAGGAGGTATACTCACTGTCATGGGATTTAGTGTTTTTGGTAAACATCCTAAAAATATCCTACCTATAATGCTTGGAGTTCTAATAGCTAGTATTTTTAATAAGTATGATCCTTCTGGAACACCAGCCATATTAACAGCTCTATTTTCAACTACGATTGCACCTATTGCTGGAGAGTTTGGAATATTAGCCGGTCTTTTTGCAGGATTCTCACATAAGGCTGTTGCTACAAATGTTGGTTTTATTCACGGTGGCATAAACTTATATAATAATGGACTTGCAGGAGGATTTGTTGCTGCAGTTTTGGTACCATTATTTAGAAATTTAATTGAGAGGTATAAGGATGAATAA